One window of the Streptomyces sp. NBC_00259 genome contains the following:
- a CDS encoding MFS transporter — protein sequence MKAPAAPQGQLSGTRSSAVYALLLTLGVLDASGYSLIAPVLPALAQQTGSGATEMGILVAAFPLGMIAGFAAGGRAVRRMTSAAVITGGLLLVAAGCLGFILGTELAVFVVARLVMGVGSGCLWLGITFTTLAAWPGQEYLCTSRVFAAYSAGGLLGPLLGAVQGVRGPFAAYLVLVLAAALPVVVLRPPSYAGALTADRRALRSRGFWAAGAGIVLAVLALGTVEGVLPLHFGTRLTQSQIGVLYAATSVLVAVAATLAARLTPRRALTAATVPVVAGIAAAGAGESVLVWIGALAVAGVGIGMANTGSIGLLLDAVPAQRIVTAMVLWSQIGILGYLAAPALGGPVADAYGYVAVAGVVAVAALAVPLTLGRPGRT from the coding sequence GTGAAGGCGCCAGCCGCGCCTCAAGGACAGCTGTCCGGGACGCGTTCGAGCGCGGTCTACGCACTCCTGCTGACGCTGGGTGTGCTGGATGCGTCCGGCTACAGCCTGATCGCGCCCGTCCTGCCGGCTCTGGCGCAGCAGACCGGGTCCGGCGCCACGGAGATGGGGATCCTGGTAGCCGCCTTCCCGCTGGGGATGATCGCCGGATTCGCGGCGGGCGGCCGCGCGGTGCGGCGCATGACCTCCGCCGCGGTGATCACCGGCGGACTGCTCCTCGTCGCCGCAGGCTGTCTCGGCTTCATCCTGGGCACGGAGCTCGCCGTGTTCGTCGTGGCCCGCCTTGTCATGGGAGTGGGGTCGGGCTGCCTGTGGCTCGGTATCACCTTCACCACGCTGGCGGCATGGCCCGGCCAGGAGTACCTCTGCACGAGCCGGGTCTTCGCCGCGTACTCCGCAGGCGGCCTGCTGGGTCCGCTCCTCGGTGCCGTCCAAGGGGTACGCGGCCCGTTCGCCGCCTACCTGGTGCTGGTCCTGGCCGCCGCCCTCCCGGTCGTCGTGCTGCGGCCGCCGTCCTACGCCGGGGCGCTCACTGCGGACCGCCGCGCCCTGCGCTCGCGCGGCTTCTGGGCGGCCGGCGCCGGGATCGTCTTGGCGGTCCTGGCCCTTGGCACCGTCGAAGGGGTTTTGCCGCTGCACTTCGGGACCAGGCTCACCCAGTCCCAGATCGGCGTGCTGTATGCGGCGACGTCGGTACTCGTCGCGGTGGCTGCCACGCTGGCCGCCCGGCTGACTCCCCGCCGGGCGCTGACGGCCGCCACTGTGCCGGTTGTCGCCGGAATCGCCGCCGCCGGAGCCGGGGAGTCAGTGCTGGTGTGGATCGGTGCGCTGGCTGTGGCCGGGGTGGGCATCGGCATGGCGAACACGGGGTCGATCGGACTGCTGCTGGACGCCGTGCCCGCACAGCGCATCGTCACGGCGATGGTGCTGTGGTCGCAGATCGGGATCCTCGGCTACCTGGCCGCCCCGGCGCTGGGCGGCCCGGTCGCCGATGCTTACGGATACGTGGCGGTCGCGGGCGTCGTCGCCGTCGCCGCGCTGGCAGTCCCGCTCACCCTCGGCAGACCCGGTCGGACATGA
- a CDS encoding ArsR/SmtB family transcription factor gives MNEFLERDEAEQYASWFKALADPTRIQIVTLLARRGAPMSVGQIVDAVGMGQSTVSHHLKGLAEVGFVLVEREGTYSRYRLNDECVQAFPSAADVVMGRPAPLSDGRVGGSDLRSRGR, from the coding sequence ATGAATGAGTTTCTGGAGCGGGATGAGGCCGAGCAGTACGCCAGCTGGTTCAAGGCGCTTGCGGATCCCACGCGCATTCAGATCGTGACGCTGCTGGCCCGTCGCGGTGCGCCGATGAGCGTCGGCCAGATTGTGGACGCCGTGGGTATGGGCCAGTCGACGGTGTCGCACCATCTGAAGGGCCTGGCCGAGGTCGGCTTCGTGCTGGTGGAGCGCGAGGGTACTTACAGCCGCTACCGGCTCAACGACGAATGCGTGCAGGCGTTTCCGTCGGCCGCTGATGTCGTGATGGGCAGACCGGCACCCCTTTCGGACGGCCGCGTCGGAGGGAGCGATTTGAGGAGCAGGGGACGGTGA
- the pstS gene encoding phosphate ABC transporter substrate-binding protein PstS translates to MQHRRTDRRRFLPIGAALAAAVCAVTGAVVIVIGEFGGSPDGSDRADTLPPPARIACAKEGKVPGSGSTAQQNAMERWIQEYERACPPVRIAYNPLGSGAGVAQFMRQATSFGGTDGALKPEDIELSRRVCRGGKAIDLPMVGGPIAIGYNLQGLDDLVLDAGTLAKIFDSEITKWSDPAIRELNPGIKLPDLAIQAVHRSDNSGTTQNLNAYLNGAAPDQWPYAKEKTWQGKGGHSAAGSDGVAGAVRNTEGTIGYFELSFASKLKIPTVRIDTGAAKPVEATPETASAGIASAKLVGKGDDVTLEFDYATQAEGAYPIVLVTYEIVCDTGNQPEMLPALKSFLTYTASEEGQKILPSIHYAPLPENVATRVRKVIATLS, encoded by the coding sequence GTGCAGCATCGACGCACGGACCGCAGACGCTTCCTACCGATCGGAGCGGCGCTGGCTGCGGCCGTGTGTGCGGTGACGGGCGCGGTGGTGATCGTGATCGGCGAGTTCGGTGGTTCGCCCGATGGCAGCGATCGCGCCGACACTCTTCCGCCACCGGCCCGGATCGCCTGCGCCAAGGAGGGAAAGGTGCCCGGCTCCGGATCCACGGCGCAGCAGAACGCGATGGAGCGATGGATCCAGGAGTACGAGCGGGCGTGCCCGCCGGTGCGGATCGCGTACAACCCTCTCGGCTCGGGCGCCGGCGTCGCCCAGTTCATGCGGCAGGCGACATCCTTCGGCGGCACCGACGGCGCACTGAAGCCCGAGGACATCGAGTTGTCGAGAAGAGTGTGCCGCGGGGGCAAGGCGATCGATCTGCCGATGGTCGGCGGTCCGATCGCCATCGGCTACAACCTCCAGGGCCTGGACGATCTGGTCCTCGATGCCGGGACCCTCGCGAAGATCTTCGACTCGGAGATCACCAAGTGGTCCGATCCGGCGATCCGGGAGCTCAACCCGGGGATCAAGCTGCCCGATCTGGCGATCCAGGCGGTCCACCGCTCCGACAACTCCGGCACGACACAGAACCTCAACGCGTACCTGAACGGGGCGGCGCCGGACCAGTGGCCGTACGCGAAGGAGAAGACCTGGCAGGGCAAGGGCGGTCACTCCGCGGCCGGTTCCGATGGTGTGGCGGGCGCGGTGCGCAACACCGAAGGGACGATCGGCTACTTCGAGCTGTCCTTCGCCTCCAAGCTGAAGATCCCGACCGTGCGGATCGACACGGGAGCGGCCAAGCCCGTCGAGGCCACCCCGGAGACCGCATCGGCCGGCATCGCCAGCGCCAAGCTCGTGGGCAAGGGCGATGACGTGACGCTGGAGTTCGACTACGCGACCCAGGCCGAAGGCGCGTACCCGATCGTCCTGGTCACGTACGAGATCGTCTGCGACACGGGCAACCAGCCCGAGATGCTGCCCGCACTGAAGTCCTTCCTCACCTATACGGCGAGCGAGGAAGGCCAGAAAATCCTGCCGAGCATTCACTACGCACCGCTGCCTGAGAACGTCGCCACGCGGGTGCGGAAGGTCATCGCCACACTGTCCTGA
- a CDS encoding ArsO family NAD(P)H-dependent flavin-containing monooxygenase, with amino-acid sequence MTQQADVVVIGGGQSGLAAGFHLRRLGVDFVILDARSTPGGAWQHTWDSLRLFSPAAFSSLPGRLMPPQEGATYPDARHVVDYLADYEKRYELPVHHGAEVQAVHRDGPFLHIEADTGTWRAHAVVSATGTWSRPFLPAVPGRTAFAGTQLHTVDYRNPQDLAGQRVIVVGGGNSGAQIAADLTGHAHVTWATQRPPRFLPDDVDGRVLFDVATARRRALDAGRADTGGVASLGDIVAVPPVREARDAGLLTASTMFTRLTTSGAEWADGARVEADAVIWCTGFRPALSHLAPLGLRGARGRIPTIGTRALQEPRLHLLGYGDWTGPASATLIGVGRPARDAARAVAELLRS; translated from the coding sequence ATGACCCAGCAGGCGGACGTCGTGGTGATCGGCGGCGGGCAATCCGGGCTCGCCGCCGGTTTCCACCTTCGCCGCCTCGGTGTGGACTTCGTCATTCTGGACGCCCGGTCCACTCCGGGCGGCGCCTGGCAGCACACCTGGGACTCGTTGCGCCTGTTCTCCCCGGCGGCCTTCTCCTCCCTGCCCGGCCGGCTCATGCCGCCGCAGGAGGGTGCGACGTACCCCGATGCCCGGCACGTCGTCGACTACCTCGCCGACTATGAGAAGCGGTACGAACTTCCCGTGCACCACGGCGCTGAGGTCCAGGCGGTCCACCGCGACGGGCCGTTCCTGCACATCGAGGCCGATACGGGTACGTGGCGCGCCCACGCCGTCGTCAGCGCGACCGGCACCTGGTCACGCCCCTTCCTGCCGGCCGTCCCGGGCCGTACGGCCTTTGCAGGCACCCAGCTCCACACCGTCGACTACCGCAATCCGCAGGACCTCGCCGGGCAGCGCGTGATCGTCGTCGGCGGCGGAAACTCCGGCGCCCAGATCGCCGCTGACCTCACCGGCCACGCGCACGTGACGTGGGCGACCCAGCGTCCGCCGCGCTTCCTGCCGGACGACGTCGACGGCCGTGTGCTCTTCGACGTCGCGACCGCACGCCGCCGAGCCCTCGACGCAGGCCGGGCCGACACCGGCGGCGTGGCATCCCTGGGCGACATCGTCGCCGTACCGCCCGTACGCGAAGCACGCGATGCCGGACTCCTCACCGCCTCAACGATGTTCACCCGTCTCACGACCAGCGGGGCCGAGTGGGCCGACGGTGCGCGAGTCGAGGCCGATGCCGTCATCTGGTGCACCGGCTTCCGACCCGCCCTCTCGCACCTGGCACCGCTGGGCCTGCGCGGCGCGCGCGGTCGCATTCCCACCATCGGCACCAGGGCTTTGCAGGAACCGAGGCTGCACCTCCTCGGCTACGGCGACTGGACCGGCCCCGCCTCGGCGACCCTCATCGGCGTCGGCCGCCCCGCGCGCGACGCCGCCCGCGCTGTCGCGGAACTGCTGCGGAGCTGA
- a CDS encoding aquaporin: MTADSATVTSSGPQPVPEATPPGSPLVARAAAELVGTAALVAVVVGSGIQATELTQDVGLQLLANSIATVFGLGVLIALLGPVSGAHFNPVVTLAEWWTTRRGGDGVTARDAAVYVPAQIAGAIAGAVLADAMFGEPLVKWSTHDRSAGNLLLGELVATAGLILLIFGLARTDRLRFAPVAVASYIGAAYWFTSSTSFANPAVTIGRAFTDTFAGIAPASVPGFIVAQLAGGVVGLALVAVIFMRGRTAEAQPTG; encoded by the coding sequence ATAACGGCGGATTCCGCCACAGTCACGTCATCCGGGCCTCAGCCCGTGCCAGAGGCCACGCCTCCCGGCTCGCCGCTGGTCGCACGCGCAGCCGCCGAACTGGTCGGCACCGCCGCGCTGGTCGCCGTCGTGGTCGGCTCCGGCATCCAGGCCACCGAGCTGACGCAGGACGTCGGGCTCCAGCTCCTGGCCAACTCGATCGCCACGGTCTTCGGGCTCGGCGTGCTGATCGCCCTGCTCGGGCCGGTCTCCGGTGCGCACTTCAACCCCGTTGTCACACTGGCGGAGTGGTGGACGACCCGCCGCGGCGGTGACGGCGTCACAGCGCGGGATGCGGCCGTGTACGTACCCGCGCAGATCGCCGGGGCGATCGCGGGTGCCGTCCTGGCCGACGCGATGTTCGGCGAGCCGCTGGTGAAGTGGTCCACGCACGACCGCTCCGCCGGGAACCTGCTGCTGGGCGAGTTGGTCGCCACCGCCGGACTCATCCTGCTGATCTTCGGTCTGGCCAGGACCGACCGGCTCCGCTTCGCGCCGGTCGCGGTCGCCTCGTACATCGGCGCGGCCTACTGGTTCACCTCGTCCACGTCCTTCGCCAACCCGGCGGTGACGATCGGCCGCGCCTTCACCGACACCTTCGCGGGCATCGCTCCCGCCTCCGTCCCCGGCTTCATCGTCGCCCAACTCGCCGGAGGCGTGGTGGGGCTGGCGCTGGTGGCGGTCATCTTCATGCGCGGCCGCACGGCCGAGGCGCAGCCCACCGGATGA
- a CDS encoding ArsR/SmtB family transcription factor, with the protein MMTSVDTELIRVLADPLRLQIVTLLAHETLCTSHLVEETGAKQTNLSNHLRVLREAGVVETEPCGRFTYYRLRPEVIDALAGQFTQLAQTARASAEANIKRSCP; encoded by the coding sequence ATGATGACGTCAGTCGACACTGAGCTGATCCGGGTACTGGCTGACCCGCTCAGGCTCCAGATCGTGACCCTGCTCGCGCACGAGACCCTCTGCACCAGCCATCTGGTGGAGGAGACCGGCGCCAAGCAGACGAACCTCTCCAACCATCTGCGCGTGCTGCGCGAGGCGGGCGTGGTGGAGACGGAGCCATGCGGGCGCTTCACGTACTACCGGCTGCGTCCCGAGGTCATCGACGCGCTCGCCGGCCAGTTCACCCAGCTCGCGCAGACCGCGCGAGCCAGCGCCGAAGCGAACATCAAGCGGTCCTGCCCCTGA
- a CDS encoding arsenate reductase ArsC: MAEKPSVLFVCVHNAGRSQMAAGWLTHLAGDRIEVRSAGSTPADQVNPAAVEAMREVGVDISAETPKILTIDAVKESDVCITMGCGDTCPVFPGKRYLDWPLEDPAGQGVEAVRPIRDEIKKLVEGLIEELAPEKPEQSA; this comes from the coding sequence ATGGCCGAGAAGCCCTCCGTCCTGTTCGTCTGTGTCCACAACGCCGGCCGCTCCCAGATGGCCGCCGGGTGGCTCACCCACCTGGCCGGCGACCGCATCGAGGTCCGCTCCGCGGGCTCCACCCCGGCCGACCAGGTCAACCCCGCCGCGGTCGAGGCCATGCGCGAGGTCGGTGTCGACATCTCCGCCGAGACCCCGAAGATCCTCACGATCGACGCGGTCAAGGAGTCCGACGTCTGCATCACGATGGGCTGCGGCGACACCTGCCCGGTCTTCCCCGGCAAGCGGTACCTGGACTGGCCCCTGGAGGACCCGGCGGGCCAGGGCGTCGAGGCCGTACGGCCGATCCGCGACGAGATCAAGAAGCTGGTCGAGGGCCTGATCGAGGAGCTCGCCCCGGAGAAGCCGGAGCAGTCCGCATGA
- the trxB gene encoding thioredoxin-disulfide reductase: MSEQAATDEVRDVIVIGSGPAGYTAALYTARAQLKPLVFGGAIFVGGSLTTTTEVENFPGFPEGVDGPVLMENMRAQAERFGAEIVEDDVTAVDLTGDIKEVTDSAGTVHRAKAVIVATGSGYRKLGLPNEDALSGRGVSWCATCDGFFFRDRDIVVVGGGDTAMEEATFLTRFARSVTVVHRRSTLRASQVMQNRAFADDKISFAFDSEIAEIHEENGMLCGLTLRDTFSGETRKLAATGLFIAIGHDPRTELFKGQLDLDGEGYLKVDAPSTRTNIPGVFAAGDVVDHTYRQAITAAGTGCQAALDAERYLAALAHDDKPAAPELAPVTT; this comes from the coding sequence ATGAGCGAGCAGGCCGCGACCGACGAGGTCCGGGACGTCATCGTCATAGGCTCCGGCCCGGCCGGCTACACCGCTGCCCTCTACACCGCCCGCGCGCAGCTCAAGCCGCTCGTGTTCGGCGGTGCGATCTTCGTCGGCGGCTCCCTGACCACGACCACCGAGGTCGAGAACTTCCCCGGCTTCCCCGAGGGCGTCGACGGACCCGTGCTCATGGAGAACATGCGAGCTCAGGCGGAACGCTTCGGCGCGGAGATCGTCGAGGACGACGTCACCGCCGTTGACCTCACCGGGGACATCAAGGAGGTCACGGATTCCGCGGGGACCGTGCACCGCGCGAAGGCCGTGATCGTCGCCACCGGCTCCGGCTATCGCAAGCTCGGCCTGCCGAACGAGGACGCGCTGTCCGGCCGGGGCGTGTCCTGGTGCGCCACCTGCGACGGGTTCTTCTTCCGTGACCGCGACATCGTCGTGGTCGGCGGCGGCGACACCGCCATGGAGGAAGCCACCTTCCTCACCCGCTTCGCCCGCTCGGTCACCGTCGTCCACCGCCGCTCCACCCTGCGCGCCTCCCAGGTGATGCAGAACCGCGCCTTCGCCGACGACAAGATCTCCTTCGCCTTCGACAGTGAGATCGCCGAGATCCACGAAGAGAACGGCATGCTCTGCGGCCTCACGCTGCGCGACACGTTCAGCGGAGAGACCCGGAAGCTCGCGGCCACCGGCCTGTTCATCGCCATCGGCCACGACCCGCGCACCGAACTGTTCAAGGGCCAGCTGGATCTGGACGGTGAGGGCTACTTGAAGGTCGACGCACCGTCGACCCGTACGAACATCCCCGGCGTCTTCGCCGCCGGAGACGTCGTCGACCACACCTACCGCCAGGCCATCACCGCCGCCGGAACCGGCTGCCAGGCCGCGCTCGACGCGGAGCGGTACCTCGCCGCCCTGGCGCACGACGACAAGCCCGCCGCACCGGAGTTGGCTCCGGTCACCACCTGA
- the trxA gene encoding thioredoxin: protein MALKSVTDDSFEADVLGSEKPVLVDFWAPWCGPCRQLAPSLEAIAADHGDTIEIVKLNIDENPATALKYGVMSVPTMNLYVGGEVTKSIIGAKPKAAVERELDGIIG from the coding sequence ATGGCCCTCAAGAGCGTGACGGACGACTCGTTCGAGGCGGACGTCCTGGGCAGCGAGAAGCCGGTCCTGGTCGACTTCTGGGCACCGTGGTGCGGCCCGTGCCGCCAGCTGGCGCCGTCGCTGGAAGCGATCGCGGCCGACCACGGCGACACGATCGAGATCGTCAAGCTCAACATCGACGAGAACCCCGCAACGGCTCTCAAGTACGGCGTGATGTCGGTCCCGACGATGAACCTCTACGTCGGCGGCGAGGTCACCAAGAGCATCATCGGCGCCAAGCCGAAGGCCGCTGTCGAGCGCGAACTCGACGGCATCATCGGCTGA
- a CDS encoding ArsR/SmtB family transcription factor, giving the protein MAITTYGAAETAVEKAESCGPGLSCLLIDRAEAERLAVMLKAIADPTRLQLLRLIERAPGGEACVCDLTDCLGLRQPTVSHHLKLMTEAGLLNRDRRGTWVWYSVNTEGLRRVRDILDPATV; this is encoded by the coding sequence ATGGCTATCACTACATACGGCGCAGCGGAGACGGCGGTGGAGAAGGCGGAGAGCTGCGGTCCAGGGCTGTCCTGCCTGCTGATCGACCGCGCGGAAGCCGAGCGGCTCGCCGTCATGCTGAAGGCCATAGCCGACCCCACCCGGCTCCAGCTGCTGAGGCTGATCGAGCGGGCGCCCGGCGGCGAGGCGTGTGTCTGCGATCTGACCGACTGCCTGGGGCTCCGCCAGCCGACCGTCAGCCACCATTTGAAGCTCATGACCGAGGCCGGGCTGCTGAACCGCGACCGCCGCGGCACCTGGGTCTGGTACTCGGTGAACACGGAGGGCCTGCGCCGGGTACGCGACATCCTCGACCCGGCGACCGTCTGA
- a CDS encoding arsenate-mycothiol transferase ArsC, giving the protein MDERNALGPATPQLRDIDAVVERITRRLRTRFGHVFSQETVESYVDDCALLLRCRARLGTHLPVLIERFADQRLGALATASGLSPKPVPEVLFVCTENAGRSQLAAALMHRRAGGSVVVRSAGSEPGLDISPVVRALLADLGLDVGGEFPKPITPEVVAAADVVITLGCGDACPVLPGRRYVNWDLPDLSGLDLETARAVRDTLDTRIADLVRELTEARSVAGDSGIGR; this is encoded by the coding sequence ATGGACGAGCGGAACGCGCTGGGTCCGGCGACGCCCCAGCTGCGCGACATCGACGCGGTGGTCGAGCGGATCACCCGGCGGCTGCGCACGCGGTTCGGGCACGTCTTCTCGCAGGAAACGGTCGAGTCGTACGTCGACGACTGCGCACTGCTCCTGAGATGCCGAGCACGGCTGGGCACCCACCTTCCCGTACTCATCGAACGCTTCGCCGACCAGCGCCTCGGCGCCCTCGCCACGGCGTCCGGGCTGAGTCCGAAGCCCGTCCCGGAAGTGCTCTTCGTCTGCACGGAGAACGCCGGCCGCTCCCAGCTCGCCGCCGCGCTCATGCACCGGCGGGCCGGAGGATCGGTCGTGGTGCGATCGGCCGGGTCCGAACCGGGACTCGACATCTCGCCCGTCGTACGGGCACTGCTCGCCGATCTGGGGCTCGACGTGGGCGGCGAGTTCCCCAAGCCCATCACGCCCGAAGTGGTGGCCGCCGCCGACGTGGTGATCACTTTGGGCTGCGGGGATGCCTGCCCCGTGCTGCCCGGCCGCCGCTATGTGAACTGGGACCTCCCGGATCTCTCCGGCCTGGACCTGGAAACCGCCCGCGCCGTACGCGACACTCTGGACACGCGGATCGCCGATCTGGTCCGGGAGTTGACCGAAGCCCGGTCGGTAGCCGGTGATTCGGGGATTGGTCGTTAG
- a CDS encoding winged helix-turn-helix domain-containing protein: protein MLLAAPLPVVGDAQVTELIAKLHPAPVLVGAGPDGVAEATAAVAAGAVAFVARPYRAEEILPLLTAGRATGDGSADPLVVGDIELDPAGFHVYVRGRSLQLPVREFMLLRYLMERAGRVVSREELILALWGAERLGSNTLTVHIRRIRSRLSEGASSCCTIDAIRGMGYRLECDPKPFQSQSADPASAV from the coding sequence GTGCTGCTCGCAGCGCCACTGCCGGTGGTCGGGGACGCGCAGGTGACCGAGCTGATCGCCAAACTCCACCCCGCACCGGTGCTCGTGGGCGCCGGTCCCGACGGGGTTGCCGAAGCCACGGCGGCCGTGGCGGCGGGCGCCGTGGCTTTCGTGGCCCGCCCCTACCGGGCGGAGGAGATACTGCCGTTGCTGACAGCGGGCCGGGCCACGGGTGATGGCTCGGCAGACCCGCTCGTCGTCGGTGACATCGAGCTTGATCCGGCTGGCTTTCACGTCTACGTACGAGGCCGCTCGCTTCAGTTGCCGGTACGTGAATTCATGCTGCTGCGCTACCTCATGGAGCGTGCCGGCCGCGTCGTGAGCCGCGAGGAGCTCATCCTTGCCCTGTGGGGCGCGGAAAGGCTGGGCAGCAACACCCTCACCGTTCATATCCGGCGGATTCGCAGCAGGCTCAGCGAAGGGGCGAGCAGTTGCTGCACGATCGACGCGATCCGTGGCATGGGCTATCGCCTGGAGTGTGACCCTAAGCCGTTCCAGAGCCAGTCGGCCGATCCGGCCTCTGCCGTGTGA